One region of Streptomyces davaonensis JCM 4913 genomic DNA includes:
- a CDS encoding lactonase family protein, translated as MGSGGVSRRRFVGALAGTAAAVALPGCEEKPAPAEKPAQPERSSAPEATPGVSREAAPGPRALYLGTYTSADGGGRGIGVASYDVGTGRITGAGTIEDVADPSYLAVHPDGNTLYAVNEREDGAVTAVRLSDRKVLGSRGSGGSAPCHLSVHPGGRWLFSANYGTGSVAVHPIEPSGALGERTDLVTHSRPAPGPGQDGPHAHQILTSPDGGHVLAVDLGTDTVYTYRLDGARGTLAELSRARTRPGAGPRHLTFHPGGRYAYLANEVDNTVAVCAYSPGSGRVTVGAAQSTGTGSGTSYPAQLAVTPNGRYAFLANRGHNSLSRYAVEADGARLRLLGTVPVGGDFPRQIALSPDGGLLFAANQRSSTVSVFHVDADSGELRLAGEPFASPVAVCALPL; from the coding sequence ATGGGCAGTGGTGGCGTGAGCAGGCGCCGGTTCGTCGGCGCGCTCGCGGGAACCGCGGCCGCGGTGGCGCTCCCTGGCTGCGAGGAGAAGCCGGCACCGGCCGAGAAGCCGGCACAGCCCGAGCGGTCATCGGCACCCGAGGCCACACCGGGCGTCTCCCGCGAGGCCGCCCCGGGTCCGCGCGCGCTGTACCTCGGCACGTACACCTCGGCGGACGGCGGCGGCCGGGGCATCGGTGTCGCCTCGTACGACGTAGGGACGGGCCGGATCACCGGCGCGGGCACGATCGAGGACGTCGCCGACCCGTCGTATCTCGCGGTCCACCCGGACGGGAACACGCTGTACGCGGTGAACGAGCGCGAGGACGGTGCCGTGACCGCGGTCCGGCTGTCCGACCGCAAGGTCCTGGGCAGCCGGGGCAGCGGCGGGTCGGCGCCGTGTCATCTGTCGGTACATCCGGGTGGCCGCTGGCTGTTCAGCGCGAACTACGGCACCGGCAGTGTGGCCGTACACCCGATCGAGCCCTCCGGCGCGCTCGGCGAGCGCACCGACCTGGTCACGCACTCCCGTCCGGCACCGGGCCCGGGCCAGGACGGCCCGCACGCCCACCAGATCCTCACCAGCCCCGACGGCGGCCATGTCCTCGCCGTCGACCTCGGCACGGACACGGTGTACACCTACCGCCTCGACGGGGCGAGGGGCACGCTCGCCGAGCTCTCCCGCGCGCGGACCCGCCCGGGCGCGGGGCCCCGCCATCTGACGTTCCATCCCGGCGGGCGGTACGCCTATCTCGCCAACGAGGTCGACAACACCGTCGCGGTCTGCGCCTACTCCCCCGGCAGCGGCCGTGTCACCGTCGGCGCCGCGCAGTCCACGGGCACCGGGTCGGGCACCAGCTACCCGGCGCAGCTGGCCGTAACACCGAACGGCCGGTACGCCTTTCTCGCCAACCGGGGCCACAACAGCCTCTCCCGGTACGCGGTGGAGGCGGACGGGGCCCGGCTCAGGCTGCTCGGCACGGTCCCGGTGGGCGGTGACTTCCCGCGCCAGATCGCCCTCTCCCCGGACGGCGGGCTGCTCTTCGCGGCGAACCAGCGGTCGAGCACCGTGAGCGTCTTCCACGTCGACGCGGACAGCGGTGAACTGCGGCTCGCGGGCGAGCCGTTCGCATCACCCGTCGCCGTCTGCGCGCTGCCGCTGTAG
- a CDS encoding DUF2470 domain-containing protein yields MGDSQSWTATPAAAEQARSMLATAWSCAVTAEGGREEFVGTHSVTDDGRVLLQVPEDSALVTAAICAPRGEPSAVLEFADVAPVPVRNRIRARLWLAGWFAAQEGQLAFQATRVVLRRPSGAVVVDLDEFAAARPDPLVTAEARLLTHLADCHPDAVERLTRLVEPDSLHGAVRVQPLAVDRHGLTLRIERARAHGDVRLPFHRPADDVAQLTERMHVLLGQASAASCPRPRPLQRQRADGDG; encoded by the coding sequence ATGGGTGACAGCCAGAGCTGGACGGCCACACCTGCCGCGGCGGAACAGGCCCGGTCGATGCTCGCCACTGCATGGTCCTGCGCGGTGACCGCGGAGGGCGGCCGGGAGGAGTTCGTCGGCACGCACTCCGTGACCGACGACGGCCGGGTGCTGCTCCAGGTGCCCGAGGACAGCGCCCTGGTCACCGCCGCGATCTGCGCGCCGCGCGGAGAGCCGTCCGCCGTGCTGGAGTTCGCCGACGTCGCGCCCGTCCCCGTACGCAACCGTATCCGGGCCCGGCTCTGGCTCGCCGGCTGGTTCGCCGCGCAGGAGGGTCAGCTCGCCTTCCAGGCCACGCGTGTAGTGCTGCGCAGGCCCAGCGGTGCCGTCGTCGTCGACCTCGACGAGTTCGCCGCCGCCCGGCCCGACCCGCTGGTCACGGCCGAGGCCCGGCTGCTCACCCATCTCGCCGACTGCCATCCGGACGCGGTCGAACGGCTCACCCGGCTCGTCGAGCCCGACAGCCTGCACGGCGCCGTCCGCGTCCAGCCGCTCGCCGTCGACCGGCACGGACTGACCCTGCGCATCGAACGCGCCCGCGCCCACGGCGACGTACGACTGCCTTTCCACCGCCCGGCCGACGACGTCGCGCAGCTCACCGAGCGCATGCATGTGCTGCTCGGGCAGGCGAGCGCGGCCTCGTGCCCGCGGCCCCGGCCCCTACAGCGGCAGCGCGCAGACGGCGACGGGTGA